The following are encoded in a window of Mycobacterium sp. ELW1 genomic DNA:
- the leuA gene encoding 2-isopropylmalate synthase, whose product MRRSESNPRHPEPIVTTHKPSFDSVDAYVSARTISTPAGPRRDGQPSWNTQRNSSMPVNRYRSFASEVEPVTLPDRTWPDKVIEHAPLWCAVDLRDGNQALIDPMSPARKRRMFELLVNMGYKEIEVGFPSASQTDFDFVREIIEQGAIPDDVTIQVLTQCRPELITRTFEACAGAPRAIVHFYNSTSILQRRVVFRADREAVKKIATDGARLCVEEAAKYPGTQWRFEYSPESYTGTELEYAVEVCNAVAEIVQPTPDVPLIVNLPATVEMATPNVYADSIEWMHRHLTPRDSIILSLHPHNDRGTAVAAAELGYQAGADRIEGCLFGNGERTGNVCLVTLGLNQFSRGVDPQIDFSNIDEIRRTVEYCNQLPVHERHPYGGDLVYTAFSGSHQDAINKGLDAMKVAADEADSDVDDILWQVPYLPIDPKDVGRTYEAVIRVNSQSGKGGVAYIMKADHGLVLPRRLQIEFSQAIQAITDGEGGEVSPKEMWDAFADEYLSPVRPLERIRQKVVGAEVDGGTDVIEAVVKIDGTETEITGQGNGPLAAFVDALGTVGFDVSVLDYSEHAMSAGEEAAAAAYVEASIGGRTVWGVGIATSITTASLRAVVSAVNRAARIGAIPTT is encoded by the coding sequence ATGCGCCGGTCTGAATCCAATCCAAGACACCCGGAGCCAATCGTGACCACCCACAAGCCGTCCTTTGATTCAGTGGACGCCTACGTATCTGCCCGCACCATCTCCACCCCCGCCGGCCCGCGACGCGATGGCCAGCCTTCCTGGAACACCCAGCGCAACTCGTCGATGCCGGTCAACCGGTACCGCTCGTTTGCCAGTGAAGTCGAACCGGTCACCCTGCCGGACCGCACCTGGCCCGACAAGGTCATCGAGCACGCACCGTTGTGGTGTGCGGTCGATCTGCGCGACGGCAACCAGGCGCTGATCGATCCGATGAGCCCGGCCCGCAAGCGCCGCATGTTCGAACTGCTGGTCAACATGGGCTACAAGGAGATCGAGGTCGGTTTCCCGTCGGCCAGCCAGACCGATTTCGACTTCGTCCGCGAGATCATCGAGCAGGGCGCCATCCCCGACGACGTCACCATCCAGGTGCTGACGCAGTGCCGCCCGGAGTTGATCACCCGCACCTTCGAAGCCTGCGCGGGAGCGCCGCGAGCGATCGTGCACTTCTACAACTCGACGTCGATCCTGCAGCGCCGCGTGGTGTTCCGCGCCGACCGCGAGGCTGTCAAGAAGATCGCCACCGACGGCGCCCGGCTGTGTGTGGAGGAAGCGGCGAAATACCCCGGCACCCAGTGGCGCTTCGAGTACTCCCCCGAGTCCTACACCGGCACGGAGTTGGAGTACGCGGTCGAGGTGTGCAACGCCGTTGCCGAGATCGTGCAGCCCACCCCGGACGTACCGCTGATCGTCAACCTGCCGGCGACCGTCGAGATGGCCACTCCCAACGTCTATGCCGACTCGATCGAGTGGATGCACCGGCACTTGACCCCGCGAGACTCGATCATCCTGAGCCTGCACCCGCACAACGACCGCGGAACCGCGGTCGCCGCAGCAGAATTGGGCTACCAGGCCGGTGCGGACCGCATCGAGGGATGCCTGTTCGGCAACGGTGAGCGCACCGGCAACGTCTGCCTGGTGACGCTGGGCCTGAACCAGTTCTCCCGCGGGGTTGATCCGCAGATCGACTTCTCCAACATCGACGAGATCCGCCGCACCGTCGAGTACTGCAACCAGCTGCCCGTGCACGAGCGGCACCCCTACGGCGGGGACCTGGTGTACACCGCGTTCTCCGGCAGCCACCAGGACGCCATCAACAAGGGCCTGGACGCGATGAAAGTAGCTGCCGACGAAGCAGATTCGGATGTCGACGACATCCTGTGGCAGGTGCCGTACCTGCCGATCGATCCCAAGGACGTCGGCCGCACCTACGAGGCCGTCATCCGGGTCAACTCGCAGTCCGGCAAGGGCGGCGTCGCCTACATCATGAAGGCCGACCACGGACTGGTGCTGCCGCGCCGGCTGCAGATCGAGTTCTCCCAGGCCATCCAGGCGATCACCGACGGTGAGGGCGGCGAGGTGTCGCCCAAGGAGATGTGGGACGCGTTCGCCGACGAATACCTGTCACCGGTACGGCCGTTGGAGCGCATCCGCCAGAAGGTCGTCGGCGCCGAGGTCGACGGCGGTACCGATGTCATCGAGGCCGTCGTGAAGATCGACGGCACCGAGACCGAGATCACCGGCCAGGGCAACGGACCCCTGGCCGCGTTCGTCGACGCCCTGGGCACAGTCGGTTTCGACGTCAGCGTGCTGGACTACTCCGAGCACGCGATGTCGGCGGGCGAGGAAGCCGCCGCGGCCGCCTACGTCGAGGCATCGATCGGCGGGCGCACGGTGTGGGGCGTGGGCATCGCGACATCGATCACGACGGCATCGCTGCGAGCCGTGGTCTCCGCGGTGAACCGAGCTGCCCGAATCGGCGCCATCCCAACGACTTAA
- a CDS encoding SHOCT domain-containing protein, translated as MDWGSTWDFLWHFLIIFAWIAYLLVLFQILVDLFWRDHTTSGWIKAVWVIFLIVFPWVTALIYLIARGQGMTERAREAAIAAKKDTDAYIREAAGRSPAQEIEHAKQLLDAGTISQQEFESLKAKALS; from the coding sequence ATGGACTGGGGTTCGACATGGGATTTCCTCTGGCACTTCCTGATCATCTTCGCCTGGATTGCCTACCTGCTGGTGTTGTTTCAGATCCTGGTGGACCTGTTCTGGCGTGATCACACGACATCCGGCTGGATCAAGGCCGTCTGGGTGATCTTCCTGATCGTGTTCCCATGGGTGACAGCGCTGATCTACCTGATCGCCCGCGGTCAAGGCATGACCGAACGCGCGCGCGAAGCCGCGATAGCGGCGAAGAAGGACACCGACGCGTACATCCGCGAGGCCGCCGGGCGTTCGCCCGCACAGGAGATCGAGCATGCCAAACAACTCTTGGATGCCGGAACCATCTCCCAGCAGGAGTTCGAGTCACTGAAGGCCAAGGCCCTCAGCTAG
- a CDS encoding TetR/AcrR family transcriptional regulator, which produces MPPNPERRTAILDTAIDIIVDAGIGGLTHRQVDERAGLPSGTTSNYFRTRLALLEATAAHVVDMHWRHVEVLTSALPSPMDRAGVAALLTRMVADPDEAARRRHLARFELFIEATRRPELRPFLFELQHAAMKTAGLILASAAIDASPEQVDQLTRLLNGLTFSNLTIDQPDGYDPAGLIDRVLDVVFET; this is translated from the coding sequence ATGCCGCCCAACCCAGAACGCCGGACCGCGATCCTCGATACCGCGATCGACATCATCGTCGACGCGGGGATCGGCGGCCTCACCCACCGTCAGGTCGACGAACGCGCCGGCCTACCGTCGGGAACCACGTCGAACTACTTCCGGACCCGGCTGGCCCTGCTGGAGGCGACCGCCGCACACGTGGTCGACATGCATTGGCGTCATGTGGAAGTGCTCACGTCCGCGCTGCCGTCACCGATGGACCGGGCCGGGGTGGCCGCATTGCTGACGCGGATGGTGGCCGATCCCGACGAGGCTGCGCGCCGACGGCATCTGGCGCGTTTCGAGCTGTTCATCGAGGCCACCCGCCGACCCGAACTGCGACCGTTCCTCTTCGAATTGCAGCACGCCGCGATGAAGACGGCCGGGTTGATCCTCGCGTCGGCAGCTATCGACGCATCACCCGAGCAGGTGGACCAGTTGACCCGGCTGCTGAACGGGCTGACGTTCAGCAACCTCACGATCGATCAGCCCGACGGATATGACCCTGCCGGGCTGATCGACCGCGTGCTCGATGTGGTGTTCGAAACCTGA
- a CDS encoding bifunctional diguanylate cyclase/phosphodiesterase: MDDRRSPLQSAVPILVSALSCLLLALEFAFTWGGDDAVRIVDGVAFAAFGAYAAVCAAVAARAAHGRNRLAWTTMAIALAAWTVGELTRAYLTLVLERSLFPSPADFLYLIFVVLAPVAFLQFPAEPMQGSRIRLLFDALIVATSLFLVLWVVVLGNVYQATGVGTVEQGRALLYPLFILFVFVGAVVFVVRAGAVNSVVMWLLMGGVTLMAFSGVAFAFLQGSNRYHPGHITSIGWVLGMSCFGAAALLSRRPRPPVLPTPVPQSSIALWLPYVPLLIAGTVGPALVMTGLLRILVPILMTLICARQVLSGWENRRLLAAAADQALRDPLTGLANRTLFQDRLAHAMALRGRDNRCVAVLSLDLDDFKLINDSMGHPAADSLLIRVGERIASCLRAGDTVARLGGDEFALLLEGDVDEAHLVCERVIAAFDTPFLIDGHEVLMHPSAGMAVTSLADNDITAEDLVKRADTAMYFAKRSRNSTVHTFSADMTLLDPDIEELARDGEPRSAKSGAEQVRLLGELRRTIDRGGLEMVYQPKLDLRTGRIAGVEALLRWPHPRLNVLRPGAFMPLILRHGLMRPVTDLVFRKVLDDCARWASMGLEVPVAVNLFAPLLRDARLPDTVRRVLQERNLPPGLLTIEITEDLVLDEVGRVTSVLQQLRDDGIRIAIDDFGSGYSALSYLRDLPIDEVKFDRHFIASVATDARAAAVVSAVIDLTHNLGITVVAEGVEDAETASWLREHNCDIGQGYYFSMPVSSTDISELVAAQARQ, encoded by the coding sequence GTGGACGATCGCAGGAGCCCGCTGCAGTCGGCCGTGCCCATCCTCGTATCGGCGCTCAGCTGTCTGCTGCTCGCTTTGGAATTCGCGTTCACCTGGGGCGGCGACGATGCCGTCCGCATCGTCGACGGAGTGGCTTTCGCCGCTTTCGGGGCTTACGCAGCGGTGTGCGCGGCTGTCGCGGCCCGTGCCGCCCACGGACGAAACCGCCTCGCCTGGACCACCATGGCCATCGCCTTGGCGGCGTGGACCGTAGGCGAGCTGACGCGCGCATATCTGACTCTGGTGTTGGAACGCAGTTTGTTCCCGTCGCCGGCGGACTTCCTCTACCTGATCTTCGTCGTGTTGGCTCCGGTCGCTTTCCTGCAATTCCCGGCCGAACCCATGCAGGGTTCACGTATTCGGCTGTTGTTCGACGCGTTGATCGTCGCCACGTCGTTGTTCCTCGTGTTGTGGGTGGTGGTGCTCGGCAACGTGTATCAGGCCACCGGAGTGGGCACCGTCGAGCAGGGGCGCGCGCTGTTGTACCCGCTGTTCATCCTGTTCGTGTTCGTCGGGGCGGTGGTGTTCGTCGTCCGAGCCGGCGCAGTCAACAGCGTTGTGATGTGGCTTCTGATGGGCGGGGTCACGCTGATGGCGTTCTCCGGAGTCGCATTCGCGTTCCTGCAAGGCTCCAACCGGTATCACCCGGGACACATCACGAGTATCGGCTGGGTACTGGGAATGTCGTGCTTCGGTGCGGCCGCGTTGCTGAGTCGCCGGCCGCGCCCACCGGTCCTGCCGACGCCGGTCCCGCAATCCTCGATCGCGTTGTGGCTGCCCTATGTGCCGCTGCTGATCGCCGGCACCGTGGGTCCAGCGCTTGTCATGACCGGTCTGCTGCGGATCCTGGTTCCCATTCTGATGACCCTCATCTGCGCCCGACAGGTGCTCTCGGGCTGGGAGAACCGGCGATTGCTCGCGGCCGCAGCCGATCAGGCGTTGCGTGATCCGCTGACCGGGCTGGCTAATCGCACGTTGTTCCAGGATCGGCTTGCGCACGCAATGGCGTTGCGCGGCCGCGACAATCGGTGCGTCGCGGTGTTGTCGCTTGATCTCGACGACTTCAAGCTGATCAACGACAGCATGGGGCATCCCGCTGCCGACAGCCTGCTCATCCGCGTCGGTGAGCGCATCGCAAGTTGTCTGCGCGCCGGCGATACGGTGGCACGGCTCGGCGGTGACGAGTTCGCCTTGCTGCTCGAGGGCGACGTCGACGAGGCGCACCTGGTGTGCGAGCGTGTGATCGCCGCATTCGACACCCCGTTCCTGATCGACGGACATGAGGTGCTGATGCACCCCAGCGCAGGGATGGCTGTTACGTCGTTGGCGGACAACGACATCACAGCCGAGGATCTGGTGAAACGTGCCGACACCGCCATGTACTTCGCGAAGCGATCACGCAACTCGACGGTGCACACGTTCAGCGCGGACATGACGCTGCTCGATCCGGACATCGAGGAACTGGCCCGCGACGGCGAACCCCGGTCGGCCAAGAGCGGCGCCGAACAGGTGCGGCTGCTCGGCGAACTGCGTCGCACGATCGACCGCGGCGGCCTCGAGATGGTCTATCAGCCCAAGCTGGACCTCCGGACCGGACGGATCGCGGGTGTGGAGGCGCTGCTGCGCTGGCCGCACCCACGGCTGAATGTGCTTCGGCCAGGGGCGTTTATGCCGCTGATCCTGCGTCACGGGTTGATGCGTCCGGTCACCGATCTGGTGTTCCGGAAGGTTCTCGACGACTGTGCGCGGTGGGCGTCCATGGGGCTGGAAGTCCCGGTCGCGGTGAATCTGTTCGCACCGCTGCTGCGCGACGCGCGATTGCCCGACACCGTGCGGCGGGTACTGCAGGAACGGAATCTGCCGCCCGGACTGCTGACCATCGAGATCACCGAGGATCTGGTGCTCGACGAGGTGGGCCGGGTGACCAGCGTGCTGCAACAGCTGCGCGACGACGGGATCCGGATTGCGATCGATGACTTCGGCAGCGGCTATTCAGCTTTGAGCTACCTGCGCGATCTGCCGATCGACGAAGTGAAGTTCGATCGCCATTTCATCGCCTCGGTCGCGACGGACGCCAGGGCGGCGGCCGTGGTCAGCGCCGTGATCGATCTGACCCACAATCTCGGGATCACGGTGGTCGCCGAGGGTGTGGAGGACGCCGAAACCGCTTCATGGCTGCGCGAACACAACTGCGACATCGGACAGGGCTACTACTTTTCGATGCCGGTCTCCTCGACTGACATCTCGGAGCTGGTGGCGGCCCAAGCGCGGCAGTAG
- a CDS encoding DEDDh family exonuclease, with the protein MSHTWGRPAREPGDGWVVVDVETSGFRPGHARVISLAALALDPDGRVEHSVVSLLNPGVDPGPTHIHGLTAEMLEDQPTFADIAPDVIDLLHGRTLVAHNVAFDYAFLSSEAELAETALPVDTVMCTVELARRLDLGLDNLRLETLARHWAVPQTRAHDAFDDALVLSRVLSPALQRAREREVWLPVRPVTRRRWPNGRVTHDELRPLKMLASRMPCPYQNPGPYRRGAPLVQGMRVALSAEVDRTHEELVERIIHAGLAYSDAVDPETSLVICNARTPEQGKGYLARELGVPVVSDRQFMDSVDSVANGTGLDDFVPSVDQGQQFALF; encoded by the coding sequence GTGAGCCACACCTGGGGTCGACCAGCCCGCGAGCCGGGGGACGGCTGGGTCGTGGTTGACGTCGAGACCTCCGGTTTTCGGCCCGGCCACGCCCGGGTCATCAGCCTCGCCGCGCTGGCGCTGGATCCCGACGGCCGCGTCGAGCATTCCGTGGTCAGCCTGCTCAATCCCGGTGTCGATCCCGGCCCCACCCACATTCATGGCCTCACCGCCGAGATGCTGGAGGACCAGCCGACGTTCGCCGACATCGCCCCCGATGTCATCGATCTCCTGCACGGCCGCACGCTGGTCGCCCACAACGTCGCGTTCGACTACGCGTTCCTGTCCAGCGAGGCTGAGCTCGCCGAGACGGCGCTGCCGGTCGATACCGTCATGTGCACCGTTGAGCTCGCTCGACGGCTCGACCTCGGCCTGGACAACCTGCGGCTCGAGACGCTGGCGCGGCACTGGGCGGTACCGCAGACCCGCGCCCACGACGCGTTCGACGACGCCCTGGTGCTGTCTCGGGTGTTGAGTCCGGCGTTGCAGCGTGCTCGTGAGCGCGAGGTCTGGTTGCCGGTGCGGCCGGTGACCCGGCGCCGCTGGCCCAACGGCAGGGTCACCCATGATGAGCTGCGGCCGCTGAAAATGCTGGCCTCCCGGATGCCATGCCCGTACCAGAACCCGGGGCCGTACCGACGGGGTGCGCCGTTGGTGCAAGGCATGCGCGTCGCGCTGTCGGCCGAGGTGGATCGGACCCACGAAGAACTCGTGGAGCGCATCATCCACGCCGGCCTCGCCTACTCCGATGCCGTCGACCCGGAGACCTCGCTGGTCATCTGCAACGCGCGCACGCCCGAGCAGGGCAAGGGGTATCTGGCCCGGGAACTCGGGGTTCCGGTGGTGTCCGATCGGCAGTTCATGGATTCGGTCGATTCGGTGGCCAATGGCACCGGACTCGACGACTTCGTGCCCTCGGTCGACCAGGGTCAGCAGTTCGCCCTTTTCTAA
- a CDS encoding Mur ligase family protein, translating into MTLRGRAALAAGSAARWASRATGRGAGAMIGGLVAMTLDRSILRQLGSGRRTVVVTGTNGKSTTTRMTAAALATLGPVATNAEGANMDAGLVAALAGTRDAALAALEVDEMHVPHVADAVDPAVIVLLNLSRDQLDRVGEINHIERTLRAGLARHPDAIVVANCDDVLMTSAAYDCPRVVWVAAGGGWANDSVSCPRSGEVIVRDGVDWYSTGTDFKRPSPQWWYDDATLYGPDGLAVPMRLSLPGTVNRGNATQAVAAAVALGADPVAAVAAVSGVDEVAGRYQTVPMGDHTARILLAKNPAGWQEALSMVDRSADGVVIAVNGQVPDGEDLSWLWDVNFEHFEDVPVVAAGERGTDLAVRLGYAGVSHTLVHNTIDAISSCPKGHVEVVANYTAFLQLTRTLGRMRA; encoded by the coding sequence ATGACACTGCGGGGGCGCGCCGCGCTGGCCGCCGGATCCGCCGCGCGCTGGGCTTCCCGGGCGACCGGGCGCGGTGCCGGCGCCATGATCGGCGGCCTCGTCGCGATGACGTTGGACCGCTCGATCCTGCGCCAACTCGGGAGCGGGCGGCGCACCGTCGTCGTGACCGGCACAAACGGCAAATCCACCACCACCAGGATGACCGCGGCCGCGTTGGCGACGCTGGGGCCGGTGGCGACCAACGCCGAGGGCGCCAACATGGACGCCGGGCTGGTGGCCGCGCTCGCCGGCACCCGGGACGCGGCGCTGGCTGCCCTCGAAGTCGACGAGATGCACGTGCCGCACGTCGCTGATGCGGTGGACCCGGCGGTGATCGTGCTGCTGAATCTGTCCCGCGATCAGCTGGACCGGGTGGGTGAGATCAACCACATCGAGCGCACGCTGCGGGCCGGGTTGGCCCGTCACCCCGATGCGATCGTCGTCGCCAATTGTGACGACGTCCTGATGACCTCGGCGGCCTACGACTGTCCTCGGGTGGTGTGGGTGGCGGCGGGCGGCGGCTGGGCCAACGACTCGGTCAGCTGCCCGCGCAGCGGCGAGGTGATCGTCCGCGACGGGGTGGACTGGTACTCGACGGGTACTGATTTCAAGAGGCCCAGCCCGCAGTGGTGGTACGACGACGCCACGCTGTACGGCCCGGACGGGCTGGCGGTGCCGATGCGGCTCTCGCTGCCGGGCACGGTCAACCGCGGCAATGCCACCCAGGCGGTGGCCGCCGCGGTGGCGCTGGGCGCCGACCCCGTTGCGGCGGTGGCCGCCGTCTCCGGGGTGGACGAGGTCGCCGGCCGCTACCAGACCGTGCCGATGGGTGACCACACCGCGCGCATTCTGCTGGCCAAGAATCCGGCCGGATGGCAGGAGGCACTGTCGATGGTCGACAGGAGCGCCGACGGTGTGGTGATCGCGGTCAACGGTCAGGTGCCCGACGGGGAAGACCTGTCCTGGTTGTGGGACGTCAACTTCGAGCATTTCGAGGATGTGCCCGTCGTCGCCGCCGGTGAGCGGGGAACGGACCTGGCGGTGCGACTCGGGTATGCCGGTGTCAGTCATACGTTGGTGCACAACACGATTGACGCAATCTCCTCGTGTCCGAAGGGTCACGTCGAAGTCGTCGCGAACTACACGGCGTTCCTGCAGCTGACGCGGACACTCGGGAGGATGCGTGCCTGA
- a CDS encoding type 1 glutamine amidotransferase, translating into MPETVRIGLVLPDVMGTYGDGGNAVVLRKRLQLRGIPAEIVEITLADPVPDSLDLYTLGGAEDYAQRLATKHLLTHQGLQRAAARGAPVLAICAAIQVLGHWYETSAGERVEGVGLLDVTTSPQEKRTIGEVVSTPLVDGLTQPLTGFENHRGGTVLGPDALPLATVVKGAGNREGDGYDGAVQGSVVATYLHGPCLARNPELADLLLSRVVGPLEPLELPEVEQLRRERLAAPRRM; encoded by the coding sequence GTGCCTGAGACCGTACGGATCGGGCTGGTGCTGCCCGACGTGATGGGCACCTATGGTGACGGCGGCAATGCCGTCGTGCTCCGAAAGCGATTGCAGCTACGCGGAATTCCGGCCGAGATCGTCGAGATCACGCTGGCCGACCCGGTGCCCGACTCGCTGGACCTTTACACCCTCGGCGGCGCCGAGGACTATGCACAGCGACTTGCCACCAAACACCTTCTGACGCATCAGGGTTTGCAGCGGGCGGCCGCCCGCGGCGCTCCCGTGCTGGCAATCTGCGCGGCGATCCAGGTGCTGGGGCATTGGTATGAGACCTCGGCCGGCGAGCGGGTCGAGGGGGTTGGCCTGCTGGATGTGACGACTTCACCGCAGGAGAAGCGCACGATCGGCGAGGTGGTGTCCACGCCGCTGGTCGACGGGTTGACGCAGCCGCTGACGGGTTTCGAAAACCACCGCGGTGGAACGGTTTTGGGTCCTGACGCTCTGCCGCTGGCGACGGTCGTCAAAGGCGCGGGAAACCGCGAGGGCGACGGATACGACGGCGCCGTGCAGGGCAGTGTGGTCGCGACCTACCTGCACGGGCCATGCCTGGCCCGCAATCCCGAGCTGGCCGATCTGCTGCTGTCGCGGGTGGTCGGACCGCTGGAGCCCCTCGAGTTGCCAGAGGTCGAGCAGCTGCGCCGCGAGCGGCTGGCCGCCCCCCGCCGGATGTAA
- a CDS encoding type IV toxin-antitoxin system AbiEi family antitoxin, with amino-acid sequence MTEVFLGREWLAGGRSRHDLQRWYRQMYRGVYIPKYATPSVCDRALGAWLYTDRTGVIGGVAASALHGAQWVDDDVVIEVLVGERRRQPGLTVRMDRVSDDEVTTVDGLPVTTIARTAFDLGRYQKRATALARLDALMRVAPICSESVELIMERYGPVRGVRQLRELLPLIDAGAASPKESWLRLLLIDGGLPAPETQIPVLDGGVPIAYLDMGYRALKLAFEYDGDQHRSDRRQYVRDIRRIPMLERLGWEVIRVIAEDRPAEVLWRAKEAYLRRGGAEIDEMTRSTRTFAA; translated from the coding sequence ATGACTGAAGTATTTCTGGGCAGGGAATGGCTGGCCGGTGGCCGCTCCCGCCACGATCTGCAGCGTTGGTACCGGCAGATGTATCGAGGCGTCTACATCCCGAAGTACGCCACGCCATCCGTGTGCGACCGCGCGCTCGGCGCGTGGCTGTATACCGACCGAACGGGTGTAATCGGTGGCGTCGCCGCCTCGGCATTGCATGGCGCTCAATGGGTCGACGACGACGTAGTGATCGAAGTGCTCGTGGGCGAACGACGACGACAACCCGGGCTGACAGTCCGAATGGATCGTGTGAGCGACGACGAAGTCACGACCGTGGATGGTTTGCCGGTGACGACCATCGCGCGCACCGCCTTCGACCTGGGTCGATATCAGAAACGCGCGACGGCGCTCGCGCGGCTGGACGCGTTAATGCGTGTGGCACCAATCTGTTCCGAGAGTGTCGAGCTGATCATGGAGCGCTATGGCCCGGTTAGAGGCGTCCGGCAACTGCGCGAACTCCTGCCGTTGATCGACGCCGGAGCCGCATCGCCAAAAGAAAGCTGGCTTCGTCTCCTGCTGATCGACGGCGGACTGCCGGCACCCGAAACGCAAATTCCGGTGCTCGACGGCGGAGTCCCCATTGCATACCTGGACATGGGCTACCGCGCGCTCAAGCTGGCTTTCGAGTACGACGGCGACCAACACCGCAGCGACAGGCGCCAATACGTGCGAGATATCCGTCGTATACCGATGTTGGAGCGGCTCGGGTGGGAAGTCATTCGCGTCATCGCCGAAGACAGGCCTGCCGAGGTTCTATGGCGCGCGAAGGAAGCATATCTTCGCCGTGGCGGCGCCGAGATCGACGAAATGACGCGATCTACTCGCACTTTCGCTGCGTAA
- a CDS encoding EAL domain-containing protein: MARPNDFVQLNCGACVDGAGLGFEISMAFQPIFDSDAKQVHSHEALVRGVRNEPASAVFAQVGDHNLYRFDQVCRVTAIRLAAQLGISTYLNVNFMPNAVYRPELCIRTTLEAAETYDFPADRIVFEFTEAEKIADFGHLQAIVADYRQRGFTVAIDDFGAGHAGLNLLADLQPDLVKIDMGLVRDVDQDKARRAICKGIVQMSDDLGIGLIAEGIESREEMECLQDLGVHLFQGYYIARPTFESVADVNPEVGAAA; encoded by the coding sequence ATGGCGAGGCCCAACGACTTTGTCCAACTGAACTGCGGGGCCTGCGTCGACGGTGCCGGTTTGGGATTCGAGATCTCGATGGCTTTTCAGCCGATCTTCGACAGCGACGCCAAGCAGGTCCACTCGCACGAGGCGCTGGTTCGCGGCGTGCGCAACGAGCCGGCGTCGGCGGTGTTCGCTCAAGTCGGCGACCACAACCTGTACCGGTTCGATCAGGTGTGCCGAGTCACGGCGATCAGATTGGCGGCCCAGTTGGGGATTTCGACCTACCTCAACGTCAATTTCATGCCGAACGCCGTCTACCGCCCGGAACTGTGCATACGAACGACGTTGGAAGCTGCTGAGACGTACGACTTTCCTGCGGACCGGATCGTTTTCGAGTTCACCGAAGCGGAGAAGATCGCGGACTTCGGGCATCTGCAGGCGATCGTGGCCGACTACCGGCAGCGCGGATTCACCGTCGCCATCGACGATTTCGGCGCCGGGCATGCCGGACTCAACCTGTTGGCGGATCTGCAGCCCGACCTGGTCAAGATCGATATGGGTCTGGTCCGGGACGTCGACCAGGACAAGGCGCGCAGGGCCATCTGCAAGGGCATCGTCCAGATGAGCGACGATCTGGGGATCGGGCTCATCGCGGAGGGGATCGAAAGCCGTGAAGAGATGGAGTGCCTGCAAGACCTGGGTGTGCATCTATTCCAGGGCTACTACATCGCCCGGCCGACATTCGAAAGTGTCGCCGACGTCAATCCCGAAGTGGGCGCGGCCGCCTGA
- the recR gene encoding recombination mediator RecR, producing MFEGPVQDLIDELGKLPGVGPKSAQRIAFHLLSVEPPDIDRLTAALGRVRDGVQFCEVCGNVSDADRCRICSDARRDGALVCVVEEPKDVQAVERTREFRGRYHVLGGALDPLSGIGPEQLRIRQLLNRIGERIDGVDITEVIIATDPNTEGEATATYLVRILRDIPGLTVSRIASGLPMGGDLEFADELTLGRALSGRRQMV from the coding sequence TTGTTCGAAGGACCCGTCCAGGATTTGATCGACGAGCTCGGCAAGCTGCCGGGCGTCGGTCCCAAGAGTGCGCAGCGGATCGCGTTCCACCTGTTGTCGGTGGAGCCGCCGGACATCGACCGGCTGACCGCGGCGCTGGGCAGGGTCCGCGACGGGGTGCAGTTCTGCGAGGTGTGCGGCAACGTCTCCGATGCCGATCGGTGCCGCATCTGCAGTGACGCGCGGCGTGACGGGGCGCTGGTGTGCGTGGTCGAGGAACCCAAGGATGTGCAGGCGGTGGAACGCACCCGCGAGTTCCGCGGGCGCTACCACGTGTTGGGCGGAGCGCTCGACCCGCTGTCCGGCATCGGGCCTGAACAACTTCGAATTCGCCAGCTGCTCAACAGGATTGGCGAACGGATTGACGGGGTGGACATCACCGAGGTGATCATCGCGACCGACCCGAACACCGAAGGTGAGGCCACAGCCACCTATCTGGTGCGGATTCTGCGCGACATCCCCGGGTTGACGGTGTCGCGGATCGCATCGGGATTGCCGATGGGCGGCGACCTGGAGTTTGCCGACGAGCTGACGCTGGGCCGCGCGCTGTCCGGCCGCCGCCAGATGGTTTAG